From the Desulfarculaceae bacterium genome, one window contains:
- the queC gene encoding 7-cyano-7-deazaguanine synthase QueC, which translates to MAQAQDKPRAVVLLSGGLDSSTCLAMAREQGFICHALTVIYGQRHQVELEAARRVAQALDAAEHKEITVDLGAFGGSALTADIEVPKGRSDADISQGIPVTYVPARNTVFLSLALAWAEALDATDLFIGVNALDYSGYPDCRPEFILAFENLANLATALATEQGRRIKVHAPLIRMSKAQIIQAGLKLGLDYGLTHSCYDPAPNGRPCGQCDSCLLRAKGFAEAGIDDPLWGP; encoded by the coding sequence TTGGCTCAAGCGCAGGACAAGCCCCGCGCGGTGGTGCTTTTGTCGGGCGGGCTGGATTCAAGCACCTGCCTGGCCATGGCCAGGGAGCAGGGCTTCATCTGCCACGCCCTCACCGTGATCTACGGCCAGCGCCACCAGGTGGAGCTGGAGGCGGCGCGGCGGGTGGCCCAGGCCCTGGACGCGGCGGAGCACAAGGAGATCACCGTGGACCTGGGGGCCTTCGGCGGCTCGGCCCTGACCGCTGACATCGAGGTGCCCAAGGGGCGCAGCGACGCGGACATCTCCCAGGGCATCCCGGTCACCTACGTGCCCGCGCGCAACACGGTATTCCTCTCCCTGGCCCTGGCCTGGGCCGAGGCCCTGGACGCCACCGACCTGTTCATCGGGGTCAACGCCCTGGACTACTCCGGCTACCCCGATTGCCGCCCCGAGTTCATCCTGGCCTTTGAGAACCTGGCCAACCTGGCCACCGCCCTGGCCACCGAGCAGGGTCGCCGCATCAAGGTTCACGCGCCCCTGATCCGCATGAGCAAGGCCCAGATCATCCAGGCGGGCCTCAAGCTGGGCCTGGACTACGGCCTGACCCACTCCTGCTATGACCCCGCGCCAAACGGTCGGCCCTGCGGGCAGTGCGACTCCTGCCTGCTGCGCGCCAAGGGTTTCGCCGAGGCCGGAATCGACGACCCGCTCTGGGGGCCCTGA
- a CDS encoding 4Fe-4S binding protein: MMKIDREICNGCGTCVRDCPVAAVALVDKKAAINDACVECRTCLKVCPQGAVIDEVTAAPGALVCDHCPVGCTIAPGLTGACGRYAYADGELKRTRPLVTLAEVIDLIGPEPEAILERPTITAIGAGGTYPDYVPAPYIMSHQREGVEVVTVVTEVPLSYSGLKLKIDTDLEVGPEGAEVKFEGRTVGMVETEEYGSKMLAIGGVNRLTGKNGFAAARAVVALANREALKLKVKGGAKLEVQVGSPPVIDGARVEKMRVGCGSASAGLFAPFFKDAADEVIVLDAHITSLFTHHAAGRCLGLTPGGVDLCFPRSTPGRYFGTHGKGWGGTDLEDPLDIVAKVDTSKTAPGSTLLITETTGQNAAMFVLGDDGVYQPMELSEAASAAVAAIAETCQESRVSAVYVGGAGGSARAGVTRYPLRLTRAVHASQAVLTCGGAPVFVLPGGGITFYVDVERVMPGAFTWVPTPATVAPVEYTMRLSDYEAMGGHMQAVKPFDAKEPVPWNRSK, encoded by the coding sequence ATCATGAAGATCGATAGGGAAATCTGCAACGGCTGCGGCACCTGCGTGCGCGACTGCCCCGTGGCCGCCGTGGCCCTGGTGGACAAGAAAGCCGCCATCAACGACGCCTGCGTGGAGTGCCGCACCTGCCTCAAGGTCTGCCCCCAGGGCGCGGTGATCGACGAGGTGACCGCCGCGCCCGGCGCGCTGGTCTGCGACCACTGCCCCGTGGGCTGCACCATCGCTCCCGGCCTCACCGGGGCCTGCGGCCGCTACGCCTATGCGGACGGCGAGCTGAAACGCACCCGCCCCCTGGTCACCCTGGCCGAGGTCATCGACCTCATCGGCCCGGAGCCGGAGGCCATCCTGGAGCGCCCCACCATCACCGCCATAGGCGCGGGGGGCACCTATCCCGACTACGTGCCCGCGCCCTACATCATGAGCCACCAGCGCGAGGGCGTGGAGGTGGTGACCGTGGTCACCGAGGTGCCCTTGTCCTACTCGGGACTCAAGCTGAAGATCGACACCGACCTTGAGGTGGGGCCCGAGGGCGCGGAGGTGAAGTTCGAGGGCCGCACCGTGGGCATGGTGGAGACAGAGGAATACGGCTCCAAGATGCTGGCCATCGGCGGGGTCAACCGGCTCACCGGCAAGAACGGCTTTGCGGCCGCCCGCGCGGTGGTGGCCTTAGCCAACCGCGAGGCGCTAAAGCTCAAGGTGAAGGGCGGGGCCAAGCTGGAGGTGCAGGTGGGCTCGCCGCCGGTGATCGACGGCGCGCGGGTGGAGAAGATGCGGGTTGGCTGCGGATCGGCCAGCGCCGGGCTCTTCGCGCCCTTCTTCAAGGACGCGGCCGACGAGGTCATCGTGCTGGACGCCCACATCACCAGCCTTTTCACCCACCACGCGGCCGGGCGCTGCCTGGGGCTCACCCCCGGCGGGGTGGACCTCTGCTTCCCGCGCTCCACTCCGGGGCGCTACTTCGGCACCCACGGCAAGGGCTGGGGCGGCACGGACCTGGAAGACCCCCTGGACATAGTGGCCAAGGTGGACACCAGCAAAACCGCGCCAGGCTCCACCCTGCTCATCACCGAGACCACCGGCCAGAACGCGGCCATGTTCGTGCTGGGCGACGACGGGGTGTATCAGCCCATGGAGCTTAGCGAGGCGGCGAGCGCGGCGGTGGCGGCAATCGCCGAGACCTGCCAGGAGAGCCGCGTTTCGGCGGTGTACGTGGGCGGGGCGGGCGGCTCGGCCCGCGCGGGCGTCACCCGCTACCCATTGCGCCTGACCCGGGCGGTGCACGCGTCCCAGGCGGTGCTCACCTGCGGCGGCGCGCCGGTGTTCGTCTTGCCCGGCGGGGGCATAACCTTCTACGTGGACGTGGAACGGGTCATGCCCGGGGCCTTCACTTGGGTGCCCACCCCGGCCACGGTGGCCCCGGTGGAGTACACCATGCGCCTGAGCGACTACGAGGCCATGGGCGGCCACATGCAGGCGGTCAAGCCATTCGACGCCAAGGAACCCGTGCCTTGGAACCGGTCCAAATAA
- a CDS encoding (2Fe-2S)-binding protein encodes MPLEFTLNGSPVSLEDVPGEATLLEVLRERLEMLGVKEGCGVGECGACTVLIDGEAVNSCLTAARQAAGREITTVEGLARGGELHPMQEAFVETGAVQCGFCTPGMILSSLDLVSHNPDPADPEIRRALSGNLCRCTGYHDIVRAVRRGAKHMRGEGGES; translated from the coding sequence ATGCCCCTCGAGTTCACTCTCAACGGTTCCCCGGTAAGCCTGGAGGATGTCCCCGGCGAAGCCACCCTTTTGGAGGTCCTGCGCGAGCGCCTGGAGATGCTGGGCGTCAAGGAGGGCTGCGGGGTGGGCGAGTGCGGAGCCTGCACCGTGCTCATCGACGGCGAGGCGGTCAACTCCTGCCTAACCGCCGCCCGGCAGGCCGCCGGACGCGAGATCACCACGGTGGAGGGCCTGGCCCGGGGCGGCGAGCTGCACCCCATGCAGGAGGCCTTCGTGGAGACCGGCGCGGTGCAGTGCGGCTTTTGCACCCCCGGCATGATCCTCTCTTCCCTTGATTTGGTAAGCCACAACCCCGACCCCGCCGACCCCGAGATTCGCCGCGCCCTGTCGGGCAACCTGTGCCGCTGCACCGGGTACCACGACATCGTGCGCGCGGTGCGCCGGGGGGCCAAGCACATGCGGGGGGAGGGCGGCGAATCATGA
- a CDS encoding universal stress protein, whose protein sequence is MIQFNKILFPVDLSEVSPKLVEFALTMAQRFEAELHVVNVVRPLLAQSQGLDFTGEEIEQLRERYYEKLGVQLDEFVKKHLYCYGKVVTAHLLGDPSDGILDYIKDNGIELVIMGTHGRKGLDKILFGSVAQRIVQMSPVPVMTINPHRGNQAK, encoded by the coding sequence ATGATCCAGTTCAATAAGATTCTGTTCCCCGTGGACCTGTCCGAGGTCTCGCCCAAGCTGGTGGAGTTCGCCCTGACCATGGCCCAGCGCTTCGAGGCCGAGCTGCACGTGGTCAATGTGGTGCGCCCCCTGCTGGCCCAGTCCCAAGGCCTGGATTTCACCGGCGAGGAGATCGAGCAGCTCCGGGAGCGCTACTACGAAAAGCTGGGCGTGCAGCTCGACGAGTTCGTCAAGAAGCACCTATACTGCTACGGGAAAGTGGTCACGGCCCATCTGCTGGGCGATCCGTCCGACGGCATCCTGGACTACATCAAGGACAACGGCATCGAGCTGGTGATCATGGGCACCCACGGCCGCAAGGGCCTGGACAAGATCCTCTTTGGCAGCGTGGCCCAGCGCATCGTGCAGATGTCGCCGGTGCCGGTGATGACCATCAACCCGCATCGCGGCAACCAGGCCAAGTAG
- a CDS encoding NifU family protein, whose amino-acid sequence MGQLSKDQVEAALGIARAELAKHGGNVELLGVNDQNVVLVRLMGACSGCASAKVTLKEIIEKSLKEQLPAVARVEALM is encoded by the coding sequence ATGGGACAATTGAGCAAGGACCAGGTTGAGGCCGCCCTGGGCATCGCCCGCGCGGAGTTGGCCAAGCACGGCGGCAACGTGGAGCTTTTGGGGGTCAACGACCAGAACGTGGTGCTGGTCAGGCTCATGGGGGCCTGCTCCGGCTGCGCCTCGGCCAAGGTGACCCTCAAGGAGATCATCGAGAAGAGCCTCAAGGAGCAACTTCCCGCCGTGGCGCGGGTGGAAGCCCTGATGTAA
- a CDS encoding FAD binding domain-containing protein: MSRFVQPASLDEALEALSRGDAKSLAGGTDLMVALRKARLQGGDLPATLVDLTRLPELQRIRLDGDEPYLGAGLTFRFLESNPAVARRLPLLARAAASVGSVQVRSTATIGGNVANASPAADGLTALTALEASAEIASPRGQRFCPLHELITAPNQTTLAEDEIILGFRLALPPDPDGQAFLKVGRRHEVAVARLNLAVALDRSLEDPRVVLGSCFPSPHRMIDVENLLHAGQPGPDLWQHAGEIAASHFTDVCGWRSSADYKVPAITRCTAQALSMAWSGLEAAS, encoded by the coding sequence ATGAGCCGCTTTGTCCAGCCCGCCTCGCTGGACGAGGCCCTGGAAGCGCTGAGCCGGGGTGACGCCAAGTCTCTGGCCGGGGGCACCGACCTGATGGTGGCCCTGCGCAAGGCCCGCCTGCAAGGCGGAGACCTGCCCGCCACTCTGGTGGACCTCACCCGTTTGCCCGAGCTGCAACGCATCCGCCTGGACGGCGACGAGCCCTATCTTGGCGCGGGCCTCACCTTTCGCTTTTTGGAGAGCAACCCGGCCGTGGCCCGGCGCCTGCCCCTGCTGGCCAGGGCCGCCGCCTCGGTGGGCTCGGTGCAGGTGCGCAGTACGGCCACCATCGGCGGCAACGTGGCCAACGCCTCGCCCGCGGCCGACGGGCTAACTGCCCTGACCGCCCTGGAGGCCAGCGCGGAGATCGCCTCTCCCCGGGGACAGCGCTTCTGCCCCTTGCACGAGCTGATCACCGCGCCCAACCAGACCACCCTGGCCGAGGACGAGATCATCCTGGGCTTCCGCCTGGCCCTGCCGCCCGACCCGGACGGCCAGGCCTTCCTAAAGGTGGGGCGCCGTCACGAGGTGGCCGTGGCCCGGCTCAACCTGGCCGTGGCCCTGGACCGCAGCCTGGAAGACCCCCGTGTGGTGCTGGGCTCCTGCTTCCCCAGCCCCCACCGCATGATCGACGTGGAGAATCTTTTGCACGCCGGCCAGCCGGGACCGGATTTGTGGCAACACGCCGGCGAGATCGCGGCCAGCCACTTCACCGACGTGTGCGGTTGGCGTTCTTCGGCCGACTACAAGGTCCCGGCCATCACCCGCTGCACCGCCCAGGCGCTGTCCATGGCCTGGTCCGGTCTGGAGGCCGCGTCATGA
- a CDS encoding TRAP transporter large permease, whose protein sequence is MLDPITVGVLGTIAVFVLLFLGMPIAFALMLVGFSGISYLASMDAALPKLASTVWEVASFYPYTVIPLFIVMGGFASSSGITSELYGTFDKWMRRLPGGLAIATIGACGGFAAVSGSSVATAATMGTVALPEMKRFNYRASLATGAVAAGGTLGFLIPPSIGFVVYGMLTEQSIGKLLVAGIMPGFLLAFAYVGIVVAWVKLIPAAAPASPERVSWADKFASLRGVWEPLALFFIVMGGIYAGFFTPTEAGAVGATVLFLVALVKRRLSWQVLISALFESVRISVMVLFLVAGANVFSYFLALSTIPTQVATWATGLEVSPYLIHTVIILIYLFLGCFLDAISMMVLTLPVIYPIITALHFDPIWFGVIAVLMMEAGLITPPMGLNIFTVAGVDPSTKLETIFKGVAPFLLAIFFVAFLITVIPGIATLLPGMMNR, encoded by the coding sequence ATGTTGGATCCCATCACCGTAGGAGTTCTCGGCACCATCGCCGTATTCGTCCTCCTGTTCCTAGGTATGCCCATCGCCTTCGCCCTGATGCTGGTAGGCTTCTCCGGCATCAGCTACCTGGCTTCCATGGACGCCGCGCTGCCCAAGCTGGCCAGCACGGTGTGGGAGGTGGCCTCCTTCTATCCCTACACGGTGATCCCCTTGTTCATCGTCATGGGCGGCTTCGCCTCCAGCTCGGGCATCACCAGCGAGCTTTACGGCACCTTCGACAAATGGATGCGCCGCTTGCCCGGCGGCCTGGCCATCGCCACCATCGGCGCCTGCGGCGGTTTCGCGGCGGTGTCGGGCTCCTCGGTGGCCACCGCGGCCACCATGGGCACCGTGGCCCTGCCGGAAATGAAGCGCTTCAACTACCGCGCCAGCCTGGCCACCGGCGCGGTGGCCGCGGGCGGCACCCTGGGCTTTCTCATTCCGCCCAGCATCGGTTTCGTGGTCTATGGAATGCTCACCGAGCAGTCCATCGGCAAGCTCCTGGTGGCGGGCATCATGCCGGGGTTTTTGCTCGCCTTCGCCTACGTGGGCATAGTGGTCGCCTGGGTGAAGTTGATCCCCGCGGCCGCCCCGGCCAGCCCGGAGCGGGTTAGCTGGGCCGACAAGTTCGCTTCCCTCAGGGGCGTGTGGGAGCCGCTGGCCCTGTTCTTCATCGTCATGGGCGGCATCTACGCGGGCTTTTTCACCCCCACCGAGGCCGGCGCGGTGGGCGCCACGGTGCTGTTCCTGGTGGCCCTGGTGAAAAGACGCCTTAGCTGGCAGGTGCTGATCAGCGCCCTGTTCGAGTCGGTGCGCATCTCGGTGATGGTGCTGTTTTTGGTGGCGGGCGCCAACGTGTTCTCCTATTTCCTGGCCCTGTCCACCATCCCCACCCAGGTGGCCACCTGGGCCACCGGCCTGGAGGTCTCGCCCTACCTGATCCACACGGTGATCATCCTGATCTACCTTTTCCTGGGCTGCTTCCTGGACGCCATCTCCATGATGGTGCTCACCCTGCCGGTGATCTACCCCATCATCACCGCCCTGCATTTCGACCCCATCTGGTTCGGGGTCATCGCGGTGCTGATGATGGAGGCGGGGCTCATAACGCCGCCCATGGGGTTGAACATCTTCACCGTGGCGGGCGTGGACCCCAGCACCAAGCTGGAAACGATTTTCAAGGGTGTCGCGCCCTTCCTGTTGGCCATTTTCTTCGTGGCCTTCTTGATCACGGTCATCCCCGGCATTGCCACTCTTTTGCCGGGCATGATGAACCGGTGA
- the yqeC gene encoding putative selenium-dependent hydroxylase accessory protein YqeC, translating to MVAGIILASGLSTRFGSDKLTAPLAGRPLAHWAIEAALSSSLGQIVVVTRPELAEGLASAFPAARVVVNQNAVRGQAGSLRLGLAAVEPEASHALFLLADQPLITPALIDSFVAAATTGQELAALAGDERLMPPTLFSREHFAALMQAHGDQGGRQVLAAHQEEVLALPPNFPLAGMDVDLPRDLGRAELSLQSGLHRALGLGPRELVSVCGAGGKTSLVHALASEATLDGRAVLVATTTKVFVPAGRLLVEQDAGAMLSTALDRCLPGWVLNLAADRRVVHGASKLIGLEPELVDRLWQAEAAPLILVEADGARKLSLKAPRAHEPVVPAASSVVVGVMGLSALGKPADEEHVYGLAEFLGITQARGGEAIAPEHLAALALHENGLFKNAPSGARKIVFLNQCDAPGCGHAGRKTAELIKQKDSSLRIVLASLESGMAEVLHQG from the coding sequence ATGGTCGCGGGAATAATTCTGGCTTCCGGCCTCTCCACCCGTTTCGGCTCCGACAAGTTGACCGCGCCCCTGGCGGGCAGGCCCCTGGCCCATTGGGCCATCGAGGCGGCGCTGTCCTCCAGCCTGGGTCAGATAGTCGTAGTCACCCGCCCCGAGCTGGCCGAGGGCCTGGCTAGTGCTTTCCCCGCCGCGCGCGTGGTGGTCAACCAGAACGCGGTGCGCGGCCAGGCGGGCTCCCTACGCCTGGGCCTAGCGGCTGTCGAGCCCGAGGCCTCCCACGCCCTTTTCTTGCTGGCCGACCAACCCTTGATCACTCCCGCCTTGATCGACAGTTTCGTGGCCGCCGCCACCACCGGTCAGGAGCTGGCCGCCCTGGCCGGGGATGAACGACTAATGCCCCCCACCCTATTCAGCCGCGAGCACTTCGCCGCTCTGATGCAGGCTCATGGCGACCAGGGAGGCCGCCAGGTGCTGGCCGCGCACCAGGAAGAGGTGTTGGCCCTGCCGCCCAACTTCCCCCTGGCAGGCATGGATGTGGACCTGCCCCGCGATCTGGGCCGAGCCGAGCTGTCCTTGCAGAGCGGCCTGCACCGCGCCCTGGGCCTGGGCCCCCGTGAGCTGGTGAGCGTGTGCGGCGCTGGCGGCAAGACCAGCCTGGTCCACGCCCTGGCCAGCGAGGCGACCTTGGATGGGCGAGCGGTGCTGGTGGCCACCACCACCAAAGTCTTCGTGCCCGCCGGACGCCTACTGGTGGAGCAGGATGCCGGGGCCATGCTTTCCACGGCGCTAGACCGCTGCCTGCCTGGCTGGGTGCTCAATTTGGCGGCCGATCGCCGGGTGGTGCACGGCGCGTCCAAGCTCATCGGCCTGGAGCCAGAGCTGGTAGACCGGCTGTGGCAGGCGGAAGCGGCGCCCCTGATCTTGGTGGAGGCGGATGGCGCGCGCAAGCTGTCCCTCAAGGCGCCGCGCGCCCACGAGCCGGTGGTGCCGGCGGCCAGCAGCGTGGTGGTGGGAGTCATGGGCCTGAGCGCCTTGGGCAAGCCGGCGGACGAGGAACACGTCTACGGCTTGGCCGAGTTCTTGGGCATCACCCAGGCTCGCGGCGGCGAGGCCATCGCGCCGGAGCACCTGGCCGCCCTGGCCCTGCATGAAAACGGCCTTTTCAAGAACGCCCCGTCCGGAGCCCGCAAGATCGTCTTTTTGAATCAGTGCGACGCGCCGGGCTGCGGCCATGCCGGACGCAAAACGGCTGAGCTGATCAAGCAAAAGGATTCTTCGCTAAGGATCGTTCTGGCCTCCCTGGAGTCAGGAATGGCCGAGGTTCTGCACCAGGGCTAG
- a CDS encoding xanthine dehydrogenase family protein molybdopterin-binding subunit, translating into MSVGQSMAHSGVYARVRGETRFGWDQGRSEDLHLACVRAEAAPARIVNIDPAAALAMPGVVRVFTAADVPGQHDLGIIAVSRDQEFLAVDTVRQKGQAVALVAASTRAQALAGARAVRVELAKLPGVFDPEEALAPGAPLVHPDHPGGNLLRENLIKRGDVDAALAASAVTVEAVYSTSPLEHAALEVEGGRAWWQDGQLVVEACTQNPHYDQADLARFLGVPEEKIRVIQAETGGGFGGKLDLSVQPFLALAAWHLVRSVCMRFTREESFLATAKRHPLQMHYITGADEQGRLTALKARILGDTGAFASYGLAVCMRAAVHATGPYNVPNVDVACRMAYTNNGFYGAMRGFGCPQVALAHEGQMDALAAKLGIDPLEMRKINALRAGMRTCTGQKLNAGVGLVACLERIEPIYKAWREELADSDGLGGVGLGAMFYGIGNTGVSNPSTAQMEWGADNTVTLFTGAADIGQGSDTALKQIAAGRLGLDAARVKVCRGDTKRTTNAGATSASRQTYISGNAALAAADNLVMSLVEGAREMLGERHLEIELKDGLLQAADGRSVEPAEVARHLGRAARGEGAFDPNFTPLDPETGQGRPYAAYAYAAQCAKVAVDPASGMVRVKEVAAAHDVGRAINPRAVLGQICGGVVMGVGMALMEEHHPGREGNLQQYHIPTAADAPAITPLIVEEPEPTGPFGAKGVGEPALIPTAPAVASAVSQAVGTPLHHLPLSLERVMEALSSRGKHHEDR; encoded by the coding sequence ATGAGCGTGGGGCAGAGCATGGCTCATAGCGGGGTCTACGCCCGGGTGCGCGGGGAGACCCGTTTCGGTTGGGACCAGGGCCGATCCGAGGATCTGCACCTGGCCTGCGTGCGGGCGGAGGCGGCTCCGGCTCGCATCGTGAACATCGACCCCGCCGCCGCCCTGGCCATGCCCGGGGTGGTGCGGGTGTTCACCGCGGCCGACGTGCCCGGCCAGCACGACCTGGGCATCATCGCGGTAAGCCGGGACCAGGAGTTTCTGGCCGTGGACACGGTGCGCCAGAAGGGCCAGGCCGTGGCCCTGGTGGCGGCCAGCACCCGCGCCCAGGCCCTGGCCGGGGCCCGCGCGGTGCGGGTGGAGCTGGCCAAGCTGCCCGGCGTCTTTGACCCCGAAGAGGCCCTGGCCCCCGGCGCGCCCCTGGTGCATCCTGATCATCCCGGCGGCAACCTGCTCCGGGAAAACTTGATCAAGCGGGGCGACGTGGACGCGGCTCTGGCCGCCAGCGCGGTTACCGTGGAGGCGGTGTATTCCACCAGCCCACTGGAGCACGCCGCCCTGGAGGTGGAGGGCGGCCGCGCCTGGTGGCAGGACGGCCAGCTGGTGGTCGAGGCCTGCACCCAGAACCCGCATTACGACCAGGCCGACCTGGCCCGCTTTTTGGGCGTGCCCGAGGAAAAGATACGGGTGATCCAGGCCGAGACTGGCGGCGGCTTCGGCGGCAAGCTGGACCTCTCGGTGCAGCCTTTCTTGGCCCTGGCCGCCTGGCATCTGGTGCGCTCGGTGTGCATGCGCTTCACCCGCGAGGAGTCCTTCCTGGCCACGGCCAAGCGCCACCCCTTGCAAATGCACTACATCACCGGAGCCGACGAGCAGGGCCGCCTCACCGCGCTCAAGGCGCGCATCCTGGGCGACACCGGAGCCTTTGCCTCTTACGGCCTGGCCGTGTGCATGCGCGCGGCGGTGCACGCCACCGGTCCCTACAACGTGCCCAACGTGGACGTGGCCTGCCGCATGGCCTACACCAACAACGGCTTCTACGGCGCCATGCGCGGCTTCGGCTGCCCCCAGGTGGCTCTGGCCCACGAGGGCCAGATGGACGCCCTGGCCGCCAAGTTGGGGATTGACCCGTTGGAGATGCGCAAGATCAACGCTCTGCGCGCGGGGATGCGCACCTGCACCGGCCAGAAGCTCAATGCCGGGGTGGGGCTGGTGGCCTGCCTGGAGCGCATCGAGCCCATCTACAAGGCCTGGCGCGAGGAGCTGGCCGATAGTGACGGCCTGGGCGGCGTGGGCCTGGGAGCCATGTTCTACGGCATCGGCAACACCGGCGTGTCCAATCCTTCCACCGCCCAGATGGAATGGGGCGCGGACAACACCGTTACCCTCTTCACCGGCGCGGCGGACATCGGCCAAGGCAGCGACACGGCGCTCAAGCAGATCGCGGCCGGCCGCCTGGGCCTGGACGCGGCCCGGGTCAAGGTCTGCCGGGGCGACACCAAGCGCACCACCAACGCGGGAGCCACCTCGGCCAGCCGCCAGACCTACATCTCGGGAAACGCGGCCCTGGCCGCGGCCGACAACCTGGTCATGAGCCTGGTGGAGGGCGCCCGCGAGATGCTGGGCGAGCGCCATTTAGAGATTGAGCTAAAGGACGGCCTGCTCCAGGCCGCCGACGGACGCAGCGTGGAGCCCGCCGAGGTGGCCCGCCATTTGGGCCGCGCGGCGCGGGGGGAGGGCGCCTTTGACCCCAACTTCACCCCCCTGGACCCGGAGACCGGCCAGGGCCGCCCCTATGCGGCCTACGCCTACGCGGCCCAATGCGCCAAGGTGGCGGTGGACCCAGCCAGCGGCATGGTGCGGGTCAAGGAAGTGGCCGCGGCCCATGACGTGGGGCGGGCCATCAACCCCCGCGCGGTGCTGGGCCAGATCTGCGGCGGCGTGGTCATGGGCGTGGGCATGGCCCTCATGGAGGAGCACCACCCCGGCCGCGAAGGCAACTTGCAGCAGTACCACATCCCCACCGCGGCAGACGCCCCGGCCATCACTCCGCTGATCGTGGAGGAGCCCGAGCCTACCGGGCCTTTCGGGGCCAAGGGGGTGGGCGAGCCCGCCTTGATACCCACCGCCCCGGCGGTGGCCTCGGCGGTTAGCCAGGCGGTGGGCACCCCACTGCACCATCTGCCCCTGTCCCTGGAGCGGGTCATGGAGGCCCTGAGCAGCCGAGGTAAGCATCATGAAGATCGATAG
- a CDS encoding TRAP transporter small permease has translation MEAYEKTKAFIQKVTRGLTYVGMFLLIPMMLWTAAEVVGRGVWSRPIPGTLEMSSYMLSVFILLGLAYTQQAKGHVRVTMFTDRLPKKVSLSLDLLTNLLSIFIIAMLCWQGYAVAMEEVSVSDMLRVPQAPFRMLVAVGALFLCLELIFDLVDTVRELAGN, from the coding sequence ATGGAAGCGTACGAAAAAACCAAGGCCTTCATTCAAAAGGTAACTCGCGGGTTGACCTATGTGGGCATGTTCCTGCTCATCCCCATGATGTTATGGACGGCTGCCGAGGTGGTGGGCCGGGGCGTTTGGTCCCGGCCCATCCCCGGCACCCTGGAAATGTCCTCCTACATGCTCTCGGTGTTCATCCTGTTGGGTCTGGCCTACACCCAACAGGCAAAGGGCCACGTGCGGGTGACCATGTTCACCGACCGCCTGCCCAAAAAGGTCTCCCTGAGCCTCGACCTATTAACCAATCTCCTGAGCATCTTCATCATCGCCATGCTCTGTTGGCAAGGCTACGCGGTGGCCATGGAAGAGGTGTCCGTCTCGGACATGCTGCGCGTGCCCCAGGCTCCCTTCCGGATGCTGGTGGCCGTGGGAGCGCTCTTCCTCTGCCTGGAGCTGATCTTCGATCTGGTGGACACCGTGCGCGAGTTGGCAGGTAACTAA